aattaatcattATTTTCTGACCATTCTGCAGGTTACTTAACATGAATTTCCAGCTAATTAATTATCTTTACAGTCAATTGTATGCCAAATATAGCAAGCATGCTTTCGACCTAAAATATCTATATATGCTTATAAATAATCGCCCATCACATCTTATGTAAAAGGTGCACAAACTTTATCCATACTACATGAAaattaatgacaattaatatatTTAAGATTCATGCAGACGCATGATTTAAGATGATAGATCCTAATCTGATTCCCTCTCGGACCATCACTGCCACGTGATTATTGGAGAATCAATGACTGGTTTTCCCATTTAATTAAAGAGAAATGTGATTGCGAGATGTGTGGAAAGCATTGGATGCTTTTGTTATCTCTTTTACTTTAATGAAAGAATAGATGCTATTGCTATTGATAGTCAATATATTTGTGGAATTATTTTCCATTATAATCAATAGCCATAAAACCATTTTTGGACAAATTTTAAATAAGATAAGCatcattgatatatatatatatatatatatatatataattttatttcagCTAAAACAGACACTAGGAACCaaccttagggttcttgccttcGTTATGAGTAGGATCTTATGAACTGGCTTTCCTAGAAATATCATATTTTTAGATAATTAATCTGTCATTATATGTCTAATACTTAAGTTTAACATGAACCTGAAgtaatatctttaaaatttagaGTAAGCTTTTCATTATCCAATCCATCTCTTTTATCTTTTTCTCtttcaaattaaataatatttaaaaattaattttatttttaaaatttaaaaaatactgtTTATTAAATATAAATCTAAGTAATAGATAGGATAGTTTATACCAGGATTTTTATTaagtaaattataaaattataaaatttaaagtaaattttatatttagggAAAAAATTGACGTGAATGCTTGTGATTGTCTACCTTGTACGTAACTGCTGCGTCGAATCTTCCCATTTCTCTATTCCTAGCTACCAGGCATCGTCGGCCCGCCGTCACCTTTATGCACCGTCCGATCATAGCCGGGTGTAGATCCGTCGAACGTTATAAGCACGTTGCTCATCCGAGGTAGACTATGCATTGGACCACCGTGTGGCCCACCCTGAACCCAGGCACGACACGGCGGTCGAATCTTGCTCGGCGGCGGTGGCGAAAGAGACATGGTCACCGTCCTCATTGATTTCTTCTGCCGTGCTTTCCATGTAGACCTCGGAGAATCGGCTCCCTTTTTTGGCGTGAAAGATGGACCTGTCTTAGCTCTAAGGAGAAGAAAATACAATGGAGGAGCCACACTCGCCTCGCCATCTCTGCGCTTGCAGCGGCGTCAAGATCCCACCCTGCTGACTCCATCTGCTTCACCAAGACTTTGACTAAGGATCGGATGGAATTGATAGCGAATTGAAGAACGGTGAGGACATGGTTTGGGGCTACGCCGCGCCGGAGAGTTGTAGCCCATCGAGGGATGAGAGTGAACTTCCGAGGTGAAGCTTCGAGTCCAAAAATTGATTCTTTTTCTCAGATTCAAGTAGCTCGATCGGCCTGCAGGGAAAGGACCTCGCAATCCATGAGCTTGAGATCAGACTCTAACTAATTGGTCTTGGTGATTCGATACGTCTTGATTAGATTCCTCTGCTTCTCGATCTGAGCAAAGAGACCTGAGCTAGAATCGGGCACGGTACAGGGAATGACCAACCGATTCCGGAAGTAAGAGTGCTCGAGCTCCGAAATACGTCTGAGCTCGGAAACGATTGCTAGATCTGAAAACTGTATCAAATTCGATCGGTTCATTTGGAGCTGCTCGTAGGCCGCTTTGATGGTAGAAGCCATTGCCGCCTTCGGAGATGATGGTAGAGTAGTAGTCACTGAAGGTTTGGGACAGCTTGAGCTTGTGGACCGAGCAGGAACCTTCACTGGCAGAGAATTTTGTTGAGTGTACAAGCGAAAATTCCCGACTTTGGCTGCGGTGCCCGTTGGGTGTACTCCATAGCTTCTCCGGCCGTCTCAAGATTTGAGCACACAACACAGGAAGTCCAAAGAAATCCAAGCAAAAAATGGCTTGACGAGAAGAACACACGGCTATTTCAGGCTACTAACTCAATCCAACATGTTTCGATTCTGTAGGTGATCGTTTCAGGAGGCATCAATTTGTTCCACTATGAAGAGAAAGAGCAAACAATGAGATAATTAATTTGAGCAATGCTTGCAAATACCTCAAGAAATTCCTAAATAATAGAGGTATATACGAATTTAATTAGTTAAACAATAAATGAGTTTGGACACTCTTAGCGAGAAGGAAGAGAAAACACTAATCACTTCAGTAAAAGAACAAAGTTTCTGATAGACAAAATTGAAGACAGTGACTGACGTTTAGGACATGAAGATCCAAAACTAAACCGACTGGAGTTCGGTGCAATAGACTCTGATGCAGATCAAACAACACAAACAGCAGGCAACCTTGTTAAGGCATTCCCACCCTCTGGAAGTAGAAGATGGTATTGCCCTTACTACAACTCACGGCCTAACTGGTATATGCAACAAGTTGTATGTAAACTGCTGCCTCAATGCCTAATTAAACCACAGTGATGAGAACTCTCTTAAAGTATCGATTGTTCCTTTTTCTAGAGCTTCAATTATTTTCAGGGAA
This genomic stretch from Zingiber officinale cultivar Zhangliang chromosome 7A, Zo_v1.1, whole genome shotgun sequence harbors:
- the LOC122001999 gene encoding uncharacterized protein LOC122001999; this encodes MASTIKAAYEQLQMNRSNLIQFSDLAIVSELRRISELEHSYFRNRLVIPCTVPDSSSGLFAQIEKQRNLIKTYRITKTKKESIFGLEASPRKFTLIPRWATTLRRGVAPNHVLTVLQFAINSIRSLVKVLVKQMESAGWDLDAAASAEMARRVWLLHCIFFSLELRQVHLSRQKREPILRGLHGKHGRRNQ